The nucleotide sequence GATACCGGAAAACGAAATTCCTGCTTACGACGTATAGCCCCTTTGCCCTCAGGTAATCGGCGCGAGCAATGGTAACATAATTTTGCTGAAATTGGCGACATGGGCGCAATTCGGAGTCAACCATGGGGGCGAGGGCTTCCGATGAAAATGCGGCAGATAGCGCTTGTCGAAAATTCGCGGCCGACGTTGCTACCTCCACCTACGGTATCCTCGGCCAGATTTCTTGAAGTAGTATGCGAGCAAGGCGAGTGCTTGCAGTTACGGCCGCAGCAACGCGTTCCGCTTCCTCCAGAAGACAAGGTGATCGTTCTGAGGGAAGGCATGCTCGCAATAGACGCGATGCCTGAAAGAGGAAAGCTGCAAGTACTGGACTTCCTCGGGGCTGGAGACATTGTCTCGGCATCGGCTGTCCTGCCCACGCCGGGTGTGTCGTTACGGGCAATCACGAGCACGTCGCTCGTCTCTCTGGATCCTCCTGCCGCCGATCGGGCGCTGCCAGCGTACGATTATTGGAATTTTCTGATCGCGCGCTGCGTGAACCAATTGGCTCGTGTGAACATTCATCAGCTGATGATCGGTCGCCTCGAGACCGAGCCGCGTGTCGCCTCGTTCATTCTGGGTCTCGCGCTGAGGAGCATCCGTAACGATATGTCTGAAGTGACGGTCGAGCTTCCGATGTCGCGCACAGATATCGCCAATTATCTTGTCATCAACTGCGATACCTTGAGCAGGACGATGATGAGATTCTGCGATTGCGGATTGATCGAACGAAAGAGCCGTCATGCCATTCGAGTCGTGGATATTGATGCGTTGAGGAACAAATCGCCACTCGCCTCACTGCTGTCAGCGGTATTTGAAAACGGAAGCTCCCGTTCGACGGCCAGCTTCGCGCGTTACACGAAAAGAAGCGCGCCCTCGCCGTTTGTGCACGAGCATCGTTGTGTCATTCCGCCGGTCGCAGCGACCGGCCCATTCTTACCTTCTGGCACAATGCACCCTTATGCCTTACGTGACCGCTAGCGGGATCGGAGACGAAGATGTGTGGAATCGTCGGTGTCGTGGCTCAGGGACCCGCTGTTGCTCCAATTATCGATGCGTTGAGGCGGCTCGAATACCGAGGATACGATTCCGCCGGCATTGCGACGCTCGAAGATGGTCTTCTCACGCGACGGCGTGCAGTCGGAAAGCTCGATAAGCTCGAACGAAAGCTTGATGGTGAGCCGCTCGCCGGCCTAATAGGAATCGGGCACACGCGTTGGGCAACGCACGGCCGTCCGAACGAAACGAATGCTCATCCGCATGCGGTCGACGGCGTCGCGGTCGTCCACAATGGCATCATCGAAAATCATCGCGAATTGCGCAAAGAGCTCGAGCTGGCCGGAGCGCGTTTTACCACGGACACCGATACCGAGGTGATCGCTCATCTTGTAAGTCAACAACTCAAAGGCGGCTGCAAGCCGGTCGATTCGGTACGGAACGCGCTGCCTCGCCTGGAGGGAGCGTTTGCTCTCGCGTTTCTGTTCGAGGGCCACGAGAACCTTATCATAGGAGCCCGCAAGGGATCGCCGCTGGCCGTTGGCTACGGTAGAGGCGAAATGTTCCTGGGGTCCGACGCGATTGCTATTGCGCCGTTTACCGACATGATCAGTTACCTGGAAGACGGCGACATCGCAGTTATCACGCGACAGGGAATCGAATTCCTCAATATGGACGGCAGGTGCCTTAAACGTTCGGCAGCCAAGATCGCTGGCTCGGCCATCTTGATTCAGAAGGGTGAGCACCGGCACTTTATGGCCAAGGAAATCCACGAACAGCCGAGGGTGGTTGGCCACACCCTTGCACAATATATCGACGTTGCCAGCGGCAAGATCACGTTGCCGAAGGAAGTAGAGCTGGAGCTTCGCAACATTGATCGAGTGTCGATCACGGCTTGCGGAACCGCGTTCTACGCCGGGCTGATCGCCAGGTACTGGTTCGAACGGTATGCAAAGCTACC is from Bradyrhizobium sp. AZCC 2176 and encodes:
- a CDS encoding Crp/Fnr family transcriptional regulator — its product is MKMRQIALVENSRPTLLPPPTVSSARFLEVVCEQGECLQLRPQQRVPLPPEDKVIVLREGMLAIDAMPERGKLQVLDFLGAGDIVSASAVLPTPGVSLRAITSTSLVSLDPPAADRALPAYDYWNFLIARCVNQLARVNIHQLMIGRLETEPRVASFILGLALRSIRNDMSEVTVELPMSRTDIANYLVINCDTLSRTMMRFCDCGLIERKSRHAIRVVDIDALRNKSPLASLLSAVFENGSSRSTASFARYTKRSAPSPFVHEHRCVIPPVAATGPFLPSGTMHPYALRDR
- the glmS gene encoding glutamine--fructose-6-phosphate transaminase (isomerizing) → MCGIVGVVAQGPAVAPIIDALRRLEYRGYDSAGIATLEDGLLTRRRAVGKLDKLERKLDGEPLAGLIGIGHTRWATHGRPNETNAHPHAVDGVAVVHNGIIENHRELRKELELAGARFTTDTDTEVIAHLVSQQLKGGCKPVDSVRNALPRLEGAFALAFLFEGHENLIIGARKGSPLAVGYGRGEMFLGSDAIAIAPFTDMISYLEDGDIAVITRQGIEFLNMDGRCLKRSAAKIAGSAILIQKGEHRHFMAKEIHEQPRVVGHTLAQYIDVASGKITLPKEVELELRNIDRVSITACGTAFYAGLIARYWFERYAKLPVEIDIASEFRYRDLQLDTGNLAIFVSQSGETADTLASLEFAKAHGQRILSVVNVPTSTMARASEIVLPTLAGPEIGVASTKAFTSQLATLACIAVAAGRARGVLSADEEMLLVQALAGVPSYMGCALELEPKICQLARKIARARNVLFIGRGTNYPLALEGALKLKEITYIHAEGYAAGELKHGPIALIDKNLPVVVIAPSDMSFEKTMSNMQEVIARDGRTILITDQKGASLAAAAWSTLIVPDVPHLVAPLVLALPLQLLAYHTALVLGTDVDQPRNLAKSVTVE